ttttttttttttttagaaatagtaTTTCCAAGTTATAATTTCCATCATTATCTGATATGAGTAGCAATGGGTATTTTTTAACGTCTGAATAGCCAAACTTCTGTAATGATGACATTAAATCAAAACAACGGCGGCATATAAGCTACTTAATTGCTTATAAGATGTATGTTTTGGATATCCATCTTTCTTTCATTATTGGTCGAGTTTTGATGTCAGTGATATTTGCACTGATAAAGCGATCACTTGTAATCACTTCGCTCCATCAGATTCATGCGCGCAGAATATCGGAGCCGAAGCACAACTTGCGTAATGACTGAAACGATGTTCCTCCGCAAAATAACGTGCAGTTTCATGCTTCAACCCCTAGAGGGACAACTACACAATGTGGTTTTAAAACTGGCGAATATCAGCATACTGGTTTTGGATCATGATagcaagtaaataatgacagatttttcatttttagatttacTACCTGAATAATCTGGATATCATGTGTCtccagggccggctttgccgacaggcgacacaggcgaCCGCCTGGGGcaccatctgctggacggggcgcaaaattgcagaaaaaaaaaaaaagttaaatgtatctatcgtattatgaaagctgcgcacacgctgtacacttttactgtgcactgcttgtatttgtccatttcttttgctagatttacaatcctaaaaaactactgagtcactctgacaggctgctttcaaactcagctgctcagcaaccgggagtggcgcgaaaacatctgacagctggttttagccatagactgtataaaaatatggacgtagtgtccgtgacgtcacccgtagactactgaagagagtttttgaagcctaaagtgtgtagagtgggccgtcgccatcttggcagcgcgtcaacgcgcgactctcccggacaatcaaaaatgggcaaaaaggcgggagctagttgctgtagccacgcccacctagcgtgtcggcagtgtcagcagctatttttatacagtctatggtcagcagcggcaatctccctgtcactcaagtggccacgcccttaattatgcagaactttaagtcttaatataatttaaacggatgagttataaaaaaattcacccccctcacagttgtcatgaagggcaaaattagctatttaaacCAAAATCATTTtgtgaaccaggctgtaaacatgttttttcctgctgtaaagttgggcattttaacatggggagtctatgggactgagaGTACTCTCTCgtccttgggcaccaaataacctagaggcGGCCCTGTGTGTCTCTCCTCAGGTCCAGAGGCAGCACTGAAGAAGCAGATCAACAGGAGTCTCTGCACAAGCTGCTGACATCTGGAGGATCCAGCGAGGACAACTTCAGACAGCACTTCCCTCATCTCAAAGCCAACATCATTGAAGCCATAAACGAACTGCTGACAGAACTGGGTGAGAATCCATCATCTGAATCATCAGAAgattttgctttttaaatattctttttacGTTAAATATGCTTGTTATTTTTAGAGGGCACCACAGACAACATCTCTATGCAGGCACTGGAACACATCCACTCCAACGAGGTGATCATGACCATCGGCCGCTCCAGAACAGTGGAAGCTTTCCTGAAAGATGCAGCGCGGAAACGCAAATTTCATGTCATTGTTGCAGAGTGTGCGCCCTTTTGTCAAGTGAGCAAATATTTGCATCCATTGCATTTTACTAAAGCGGCTCTCAAACACTTCTCATCACTTGCAAAATAGTAGAAACCATAGCCAAGAATTAACAACAATGTCATGTTTAACCATATGATAACAAAGGCATGTTTAcccattatataatattaagccttaaataataatgcattaataattacTTTATATAACGTTTTAAcatgattataattattaattataaatacataagttaatgatcaattaatatgCATATGATTTATTAATTCAACAGTTTATTTaatagatatttgaaatgatacTTCAAAAAAATCATTATCATGAATACATAATTCGTTTttactatttaatttaataagtaCTATATTGTTTGTATAATTATACTAAAGTTAAATgaagcattttattattaatgcttATTAATAAACACATTAGATTTTacgatttattttttataaatatttaaaagattaaattatctgaataaaataaaatattacctaaataattaaatataataattaatttaatattattaggactttttatattaatgttttaagtTTAACACCACATTGGTCTGTTTTTTAAGCAAGTGTATTTAGTGCTGTTGTAAAAGTTAAATGAagcattttaatttgattaatgctTATTAATATACTTTTAcggtttaatttttataaatattttaaatatttaattatattatctaaattaattttatattattattactatttttataaagttttaatgttttaagttgaacttcattttttttttttcagcaagtgtATTTAGTGCTATTGTAAACTGAGGTCCTTCGAGATAACTTGACTAAATTaaaactcttctttttttttttttttgtccatcagGGGCATGAAATGGCCACAAGTCTTTCCAAAGAGGACATCGAGACAACAGTCATCCCAGATGCAGCCATTTTCGCTGTAATGTCAAGAGTCAATAAGGTGAAACAAAGGATTGATGTGCAACTCCCCAATAGAATAATCCAGATAGATGAACTatccaaaaatcacacaactagaaatattttgatttcaaaCATCATTTTTGTCAAACAAAGACTCAAGTTTCAAATGCCTGACTGAATCACTTGCATGTGTTGTTCAGGTGATCATTGGCACACAGACGGTTCTGGCTAACGGGGGTCTGCGGGCCGTTAACGGCACACACACACTGGCTCTGGCTGCCAAACATCATTCCACTCCCCTCATTGTCTGCGCTCCCATGTTCAAGCTCTCGCCGCAGGTATCTGACACCCCCATTACACGATTTAGTAAAATTGACATCAGTAGATAAGATCTTGTAAATACTGCTTTTGAGGTTTAACTTGCATCTTTGTTGTTGTAGTTTCCTAACGAGGAGGACATGTTTCATAAATTCGTTTCACCACATGAAGTGCTTCCCTTTACTGAAGGTAATGTCACTCAGCAACATTTTACCCCTATGAAGTAACTTTACACTTAAACAATTTAAGGGTACAGTTAGAAAACCCTTAATTGAAATTGTCAACAAAAAGttgagtgaaaaataaaataaaaaacctttaatGAAATGGTtgacctgaaaatgaaaatttcctcaccctgaggtcatccaagatgtagacgagtttgtttcttcatcaaaacagatttggagaaatttagcattacattacctgctcaccaatggatcctctgcagtaaatgggtgccgtcagaatgaaagtccaaaccactgataaaaacaaagtaatccaaaccactccagtccatcaaatgtCATCTTGTAAAAAATGCTTGTTAAGTGGAAAGCACTGTTACAGATCATCTTAAAGATCAATGTTTCTTAGAAAACCTCCTCTTATAAAATTCTAATtgtgacagcacccattcactgcagcggATCCAAATCTGTTCTAAGGAAGAAACAAACTATGTTGTTCGTCTGTGTTGTTCTATGGACATTTGTCATGAAATTAGTTTTCTGCTTCCAGGTGAGATCTTGTCAAAGGTCAACGCTCACTGTCCGGTATTTGACTACGTTCCTCCAGAACTCATCACTCTGTTCATCTCAAACATCGGTGGAAACGCTCCGTCATACATCTACCGTTTGATGAGTGAACTTTACCACCCTGAAGATCATGAACTCTAGACTAGAAAATAAAGAATCTCTGACTCGCATGTTTGTCTCGCACTTTGGCTTTCAAAACTGAATTGAGTGAATATTTAAGATACTTATCCATATTTTCagagtaaagacatttgtgtgtgtgtgtattgtctaCATTTAATACACCAAATATATTCTGCAAACAGCTTACAGAAACTTGCAATTTATAAAACtcagaatttgttttaaaaagtaatcaaaaaaacTTAAGTAGAACAGAAATGATCCGAATGACGTCAGAAGAGACAAAGCTCCAGATGAACCACAGAAACGCTGCAGCTCAGTTGTGACCATTCACTTGAGTGTTTCTCAACTGCGGGCAAAGACAGACAATCACTGATTACAGAAGTTTGATTCACAGGTACATTCCAAGGCTTGGCTGCAGTCGTCTGTGAGTTTGTGATACCTGTTCTGTGTTTTGGTCCATTTCAGAGCACTTCTGGGCGGCACTGCCACAGCTGGATGGTAGAAAGTACAGCCCGCTCGCTTACACTGCGCCGCAAATCTACACGGCTGCAGAAAACAAAAACGAGGGACATgcatatgaacaaaagtgtatttaagaACTGTTAAAAAAGTTCAtgcataaaaatatagaaattaggTTCATAAAACCCAAAAATTGGAATAACATGCACAATACGGATAGTAGCATGAGGATTTTATGTTGACATACATCAGGTTTTTGATTTATTTGGGTTTTTATCTTACATGTTAAAGAAGTTGAAGTTTTTAaacttaataaacaataaaaaacaaacacaaataaatccCTCAAAGTGAAACAGGCTGATGTAATTCTCACTTTAGGGTGGTAGAACGGACAGTCTGGCTTTTTACATTCTGGGAAGAAATGGCAAACGCTGCTGGCTGGAGCTGGTTCTGTAGGGTCAAAGGTCACAGGTCAAAAGTCAGCAGCCATTTATAAGACATTCCAATGTATTTAATCTTCGTCTTACACACCAGCTCTTGTAGGGTTGCTGTTGAGTCTGCGGCTGACGTGTGTGAATGGACAATCCACTTTGGTGCACTTGGAATCAAACTTACAGTTTGGATGAATGAACAGACACTTGTTGCCAAATTTACAGTTGGGAAATATTCTGCAACAGAACCAAAAACaacatatttacataatatgCATCACTATGTACAACTATGGATAGATATGTctctaattattaatttattattaattactcaTTTCCAGCACCACCGATAATATCAAGAGGAAAGAAAAACAAAGGTTATAAGTTAACgaaaaagaaaatcaaagagtaaaataataataaaacagagtACTCTGTTGTTAACTTGTTATAAATAAGTCATTGTAAATCACAAAAAGGGGAGAAACAAATaatcccaaaatgaaaaaaagagattaaaagaaaaagtaaaaaaaaaggaaaattgaaTAATAAAAGTGTAAAGACTAGTTGGTTGAGTAGTCCTCCATGCTGTGTGTTAGGTGGGGTTTATAGTGGGAGTTTGTTCAGTCATGAGGGGTTAACATATGTTCTCACTTGCACTGTGTGTTGGGGTGATGGTACACACACTCGTCTCCACTCTTGCACGCAGGCCAAAACCTGCAGCGTTCTGGAAGTTTCTGTCGTTTAGTCTGAACTGGCTCTACATCCATGTCCTCCACCTCGTTTAACTCTCTATCTGCAGGAGAAAGACAGAGAATGAGGGCGAGCAGAGAACAAATATTGAGAGGAATGTTGACTACAGCTAGAACAAATGATAAGTCACATGACTACAATTACAAGACTGGACCGGGTTTAGTGCAAAATAAACTGGCATAACATCCATTAGAGcagattaatattacattttatagaaaataactgtattgttaaatttatatatatatcgtgGTACAAGTTACAAGACTTCTAAAACATGAGTACACTCGTCTTACTGCCAGTGTTTAGAAAGTCAGTGCCGAGTCTGAGGTGGACGGCAGCTTTGGGTCCATTATTTTCGGGAAGGTCAGGGGTCGTATTAAACTCGTCCTCAGGTTCCATCTCCTGATCTGTGCGGTTTGCTAACGGACTGGGAACTCCATCTAATGTCACAATGAACTTTGGACTTGCTGCTTCCACGACCTCCGCTCTCTCTCTGCAGAGGAACAGAGTgagacgctgaagactggagtaatgatgctgaaaactcagctttgcatcacaggaataaattacattttaaaatatattcaaacagaacatggttattttaaatgggaataatatttcacaattttactggtgttattgtatttttgatcaaattaatgcagccttggtgagcataagatttctttaaaacataaaaaaaatcttacaaaccccaaacttttgcatgGTAATGTGTATGCATAAAAATATGGAACTTGACATTGATTTGATTGAAACCTGTCTGTCATACCTGGCCTGCACCATTCGGGGTGCGATGGGTGTGTCTTCAGTTTGATTGACAGCGCTAAGCCTGCTCCTGACTGGTGGAGTCTGTTCAAGCTCCGGTTTCCTCATGACGAATGAACGTGTGTCCAAAGCGTTGAGTCTCGCCGCCTCTAAAACCTGCagctctgaattaaaaaaaacaataataataatccgaTTAAGTACACTGCTGTTTTGATAAGCGTAATACGTTATTTTtctaagattctttgatgaattgataGTTCAACAGaaaatttaacattataaatgtcctcgtttaataaaagtattcaattatttattaaaaaaaaacttttgtactgACCCCAATCCTTTTAATGATAGTGtatattctaatatattctaAACGGTCAGTTGCTTTACATGCTGATGGTCTCTTCTTGTCTATATTTGTGTGTTTAGTCAAAGGTCTGGCTACATGAGACTACTGAGCTTCACAGAATGTGACTGAACGACTTCCATAGTACAACTAAGATGGACTTTACGGTCAGAGGTCAAAGTTAGATCATATCACTCACGGTATTCACTGAGCTGCTCTCGAGTGTCCTCTTCTGGAAGCTCCAACTGCAGACGAGATGCTAAAGCTATGGATTGTgctgcaaaacacaaaagaaatcAATTTGTTGTTTGATTTCATGCCCCTTCTGTGAACACAAAATTTCTTTAAGCAACAGAAACTCACTATTGCGCAGCGTGTCCTGGGGCGTGAGAGCGTGCAGGTGCTCCTGGACCAATCGGATCGCAGCATTATTCATCTCGTCACTCACTGAACGTGTCCGTGGAGCTACAGGAACC
The genomic region above belongs to Carassius carassius chromosome 18, fCarCar2.1, whole genome shotgun sequence and contains:
- the LOC132092146 gene encoding zinc finger CCCH domain-containing protein 14-like isoform X1; protein product: MEIGTEISKKIRTAIKVKLQELGAYVDEELPDYIMVMVANKKNPKQMADDLSLFLGNNTIKFTVWLHGVLEKLRSVATEPTSISPSVLNSESSIPAENNRRGAEPRALAVSSSRSDKLEGRVSSSAHENSTRRRGSSERPSRLTSAVIPLMEASAEAVIDIKPDLDDDLIAYDPLEQSLTSQALYSRSTAARARPALESSRQTAHAYRSSDVTRGQERSGSSHGRGYRSSAESSRELSRKRKAPVASSVVRVHRCHERGQESDEEEEEEEDEDEEDYGIASKVSLPLKPERKPFLPPAKQANKNLILKAISEAQESINRTTTYTVPQRQMVPVAPRTRSVSDEMNNAAIRLVQEHLHALTPQDTLRNTQSIALASRLQLELPEEDTREQLSEYQLQVLEAARLNALDTRSFVMRKPELEQTPPVRSRLSAVNQTEDTPIAPRMVQARERAEVVEAASPKFIVTLDGVPSPLANRTDQEMEPEDEFNTTPDLPENNGPKAAVHLRLGTDFLNTGNRELNEVEDMDVEPVQTKRQKLPERCRFWPACKSGDECVYHHPNTQCKIFPNCKFGNKCLFIHPNCKFDSKCTKVDCPFTHVSRRLNSNPTRAEPAPASSVCHFFPECKKPDCPFYHPKPCRFAAQCKRAGCTFYHPAVAVPPRSALKWTKTQNS
- the LOC132092147 gene encoding translation initiation factor eIF-2B subunit beta-like, whose protein sequence is MPGSDKETELSERIESFLSELKRCGSGAGSPRGSAETARETTALLRRITAQARWSNAGDLMEIIRKEGRRMTAGQPSETTVGNMVRRVLKIIREEYARSRGSTEEADQQESLHKLLTSGGSSEDNFRQHFPHLKANIIEAINELLTELEGTTDNISMQALEHIHSNEVIMTIGRSRTVEAFLKDAARKRKFHVIVAECAPFCQGHEMATSLSKEDIETTVIPDAAIFAVMSRVNKVIIGTQTVLANGGLRAVNGTHTLALAAKHHSTPLIVCAPMFKLSPQFPNEEDMFHKFVSPHEVLPFTEGEILSKVNAHCPVFDYVPPELITLFISNIGGNAPSYIYRLMSELYHPEDHEL
- the LOC132092146 gene encoding zinc finger CCCH domain-containing protein 14-like isoform X2; its protein translation is MEIGTEISKKIRTAIKVKLQELGAYVDEELPDYIMVMVANKKNPKQMADDLSLFLGNNTIKFTVWLHGVLEKLRSVATEPTSISPSVLNSESSIPAENNRRGAEPRALAVSSSRSDKLEGRVSSSAHENSTRRGSSERPSRLTSAVIPLMEASAEAVIDIKPDLDDDLIAYDPLEQSLTSQALYSRSTAARARPALESSRQTAHAYRSSDVTRGQERSGSSHGRGYRSSAESSRELSRKRKAPVASSVVRVHRCHERGQESDEEEEEEEDEDEEDYGIASKVSLPLKPERKPFLPPAKQANKNLILKAISEAQESINRTTTYTVPQRQMVPVAPRTRSVSDEMNNAAIRLVQEHLHALTPQDTLRNTQSIALASRLQLELPEEDTREQLSEYQLQVLEAARLNALDTRSFVMRKPELEQTPPVRSRLSAVNQTEDTPIAPRMVQARERAEVVEAASPKFIVTLDGVPSPLANRTDQEMEPEDEFNTTPDLPENNGPKAAVHLRLGTDFLNTGNRELNEVEDMDVEPVQTKRQKLPERCRFWPACKSGDECVYHHPNTQCKIFPNCKFGNKCLFIHPNCKFDSKCTKVDCPFTHVSRRLNSNPTRAEPAPASSVCHFFPECKKPDCPFYHPKPCRFAAQCKRAGCTFYHPAVAVPPRSALKWTKTQNS